A window of Rufibacter sp. LB8 contains these coding sequences:
- a CDS encoding glycosyl hydrolase — protein sequence MHYPFPKRFLKQWAPLLLGGLLLLPAPESQAQKKTTAKSSKGKNTTQEVFPAKLYNGLTWRSIGPYRGGRSAAVAGVPGKPNLYYFGATGGGVWRTKDGGSSWENISDKFFGGSIGAVTVSEADPNVIYVGEGEKTVRGNVSSGFGMWKSVDAGQTWQSIGLKDSKHITRVRVHPKDANLVYASVLGNIYAPNDTRGIYRSKDGGKNWERVLHVNNEVGMVDLIIDPVNPRHLYATSWRLQRTPYSLSSGGPGSGIWKSIDGGDTWKEISRNNGLPKGTLGIIGITVSPVNNQRVWAMVEAEDGGLFRSEDGGQNWTKVNDDRSLRQRAWYYTRVYADPQNENGVYVLNVGHHHSTDGGRTFRSIRTPHSDHHDLWIAPEDPKRMILADDGGAQVSFDGGENWSTPDNQPTGQFYRVVTDNAFPYRIYGAQQDNSAIRIAHRTTSRSIGIHDWEETAGSESAHIAVNPDDPEIVYGGNYGGFIGRIDHKTGFERTINVWPDNPMGHGAEGMKYRFQWNFPIFFSPHTSSRLYTTSNHVHVTTNEGQSWQIISPDLTRNDKSKLGPSGGPITKDNTSVEYYGTIFAAMESPAEEGVIWAGSDDGLVHVTRDAGKTWTNVTPKNLPEWSMINSVDPHPTQKGVMYMAATLYKTGDFQPLLFKTADYGKTWTKITNGIAPTHFTRVVRVDPKRAGLLYAGTEYGMYVSFNDGATWQPFQLNMPQVSVTDLTIKNDNLIAATQGRGFWLIDDITPLHQLNEQVANSKFHLYKPLATYKMNGGNAANTKLEGQNHPGGVMMHFYLPTAPDSTSKIALEILQQDGKLIKKYENSAKENASKLEAKEGMNRFVWNMSYPEASRFEGMILWGGGTQGPKAVPGTYKARLTVNGQPQETTFEILQDPRSKTPAADLQAQHAFLLSVRDKLTETHDAISKIREARTQINSVTARFQGKAEMKDVLEAAKALNKKMTEVEETLYQTKNRSGQDPLNYPIRLNNKLANLASQAGAGDYRPTDQMYAFQKEVTAQIDEQLQKLNQVFSTDLPALNALIKTKNIDAIQLKEKKETK from the coding sequence ATGCACTACCCTTTCCCGAAGCGGTTCCTGAAACAGTGGGCACCACTGCTGCTTGGCGGCTTGCTTCTATTGCCAGCCCCAGAAAGCCAGGCCCAGAAGAAAACCACCGCCAAATCCTCTAAAGGCAAAAACACCACGCAGGAAGTCTTCCCTGCCAAACTGTACAACGGCCTTACGTGGCGTTCCATTGGGCCTTACCGCGGCGGGCGCTCAGCAGCGGTGGCAGGCGTGCCGGGCAAGCCTAATCTGTACTATTTTGGGGCGACCGGCGGCGGCGTGTGGCGCACCAAAGACGGCGGCTCCAGCTGGGAGAATATCTCTGACAAGTTCTTCGGGGGTTCTATTGGCGCGGTGACCGTGAGCGAGGCCGACCCTAACGTGATTTATGTGGGCGAAGGCGAGAAAACCGTGCGCGGCAACGTGTCCTCAGGCTTCGGTATGTGGAAGTCGGTGGACGCGGGGCAGACCTGGCAATCCATCGGGCTAAAGGATTCCAAGCACATCACGCGGGTGCGGGTGCATCCCAAAGACGCCAACTTGGTGTACGCCTCGGTGCTGGGGAACATCTACGCGCCTAATGACACGCGCGGCATTTACCGCTCCAAAGACGGCGGCAAGAACTGGGAACGCGTGCTGCACGTGAACAATGAAGTGGGCATGGTGGACTTAATCATCGACCCCGTGAACCCACGCCATCTGTACGCCACCAGCTGGCGGTTGCAGCGCACGCCGTACAGCCTCAGCAGCGGCGGCCCTGGCTCCGGTATCTGGAAAAGCATTGACGGCGGCGACACCTGGAAAGAAATCTCCCGCAACAACGGCTTGCCGAAAGGCACGCTCGGCATCATAGGCATCACGGTGTCGCCGGTGAACAACCAGCGCGTGTGGGCCATGGTGGAAGCCGAAGACGGCGGGCTGTTCCGGTCGGAAGACGGTGGCCAGAATTGGACGAAGGTAAACGATGATAGAAGTCTGCGTCAGCGTGCCTGGTATTACACCCGCGTGTACGCTGACCCGCAGAACGAGAACGGCGTGTACGTGCTCAACGTGGGGCATCACCACTCTACTGATGGCGGCCGCACGTTCAGGAGTATCAGAACCCCGCACTCAGACCACCACGACCTCTGGATTGCGCCTGAAGACCCCAAGCGCATGATTCTAGCCGATGACGGCGGTGCCCAAGTGAGTTTTGACGGCGGCGAGAATTGGAGCACGCCGGACAATCAGCCTACTGGTCAGTTTTACCGCGTGGTGACAGACAACGCGTTCCCGTACCGCATTTATGGCGCGCAGCAAGACAACAGCGCCATCAGAATTGCCCACCGCACTACCTCTAGGAGCATCGGGATTCATGACTGGGAAGAAACCGCCGGTTCAGAAAGCGCGCACATCGCGGTGAACCCCGATGACCCCGAGATTGTGTACGGCGGAAACTACGGGGGCTTCATCGGTCGCATTGACCACAAAACCGGCTTCGAGCGCACCATCAACGTGTGGCCAGACAACCCCATGGGCCACGGCGCCGAAGGCATGAAATACCGCTTCCAGTGGAATTTCCCCATTTTCTTTTCGCCGCACACCTCTAGCCGCTTGTACACCACGTCTAACCACGTGCACGTGACCACCAACGAGGGCCAGAGCTGGCAAATCATCAGCCCAGATTTAACGCGCAATGACAAGAGTAAATTAGGCCCGTCGGGCGGGCCCATCACCAAGGACAACACCAGCGTGGAGTACTACGGCACCATCTTCGCGGCCATGGAATCTCCGGCGGAGGAAGGCGTGATTTGGGCTGGTTCAGACGATGGCTTGGTACACGTCACCCGTGACGCCGGCAAAACCTGGACGAACGTGACGCCTAAAAACCTGCCCGAGTGGAGCATGATTAACAGCGTGGACCCGCACCCAACCCAAAAAGGTGTGATGTACATGGCAGCCACACTCTACAAAACCGGCGACTTCCAACCGCTGTTGTTCAAAACCGCCGACTACGGAAAAACGTGGACTAAAATCACGAACGGCATCGCGCCTACACACTTCACCCGCGTAGTGCGTGTAGACCCTAAACGCGCTGGTTTGCTGTACGCTGGAACTGAGTATGGCATGTATGTGTCGTTCAATGATGGCGCTACGTGGCAACCGTTCCAGCTGAATATGCCGCAGGTGTCTGTCACCGATTTGACCATCAAGAATGACAACCTGATTGCCGCTACCCAAGGCCGTGGTTTCTGGCTGATAGATGACATCACGCCGCTGCACCAACTCAACGAGCAGGTAGCCAACAGCAAATTCCATCTCTACAAGCCGCTGGCCACCTACAAAATGAACGGCGGAAATGCGGCTAATACTAAACTAGAGGGCCAGAACCACCCGGGCGGCGTGATGATGCACTTCTACTTGCCTACTGCGCCAGATTCTACTTCTAAAATCGCGCTGGAGATTCTGCAGCAAGACGGCAAGCTGATCAAGAAGTACGAGAACTCCGCCAAGGAAAACGCCAGCAAACTGGAAGCAAAGGAAGGCATGAACCGGTTTGTCTGGAACATGAGTTATCCAGAGGCGTCTCGGTTTGAAGGCATGATTCTATGGGGTGGCGGCACCCAAGGCCCTAAAGCAGTACCGGGCACGTACAAAGCGCGCCTCACGGTGAATGGGCAGCCCCAAGAAACCACCTTTGAGATTCTGCAGGACCCGCGCAGCAAAACCCCAGCGGCAGATTTGCAGGCGCAGCATGCATTCCTCCTTTCGGTGCGCGACAAACTCACCGAAACACATGACGCCATCAGCAAAATACGCGAAGCCCGCACGCAAATCAACAGCGTGACCGCACGTTTCCAGGGCAAAGCTGAGATGAAAGACGTGCTGGAGGCGGCCAAAGCGCTGAACAAGAAAATGACCGAAGTGGAGGAAACGCTTTACCAAACCAAAAACCGCAGCGGCCAGGACCCGTTGAACTACCCCATCCGGTTGAACAACAAACTGGCCAACCTCGCCTCACAGGCCGGCGCCGGTGACTACCGCCCTACCGACCAGATGTATGCGTTCCAGAAAGAAGTAACCGCCCAGATTGACGAGCAGCTGCAGAAACTGAACCAGGTGTTCTCCACTGATTTACCGGCCCTAAACGCTTTGATCAAAACCAAAAACATAGATGCCATTCAGTTGAAGGAGAAGAAAGAGACGAAGTAA
- a CDS encoding DUF3999 family protein — protein MKNKLLLFLGLLLVAATVQAQDFGWQAQLAPVAQPGYHRILLSPEVTGRLQATLADVRLLDAKGQTVPYLQRAEQPVNYKTLFKPYQMLRYTRQPGGTSELIIHNPEQRAINNISLLIGNAEARKMVSLSGSDDQQNWFVLKEQDVLYAIQNTQRTAEVKLLDFPLSNYRYFRLQLNDSSSAPLNILKAGYYDTYSEVGKYTRIPVQSFTRTDSAKTTHLTLAFAQPVYPEQLVFYVSAPHLYHRTGKIVLGQKKVYVRKKRKRRRRSHLEEISTPLLLSSNAPGTINLLRTQVTKLQIQIDNADNPPLRLDSVHILQLNRYLVAELSPNQTYTLKFGDKDADAPDFDLTYFQDSIPANIPVVGIQKVTALRAPKEKANGTGSKLLIWAALAVLAVGLGFMTFRLLRDMDKKK, from the coding sequence ATGAAAAATAAACTACTGCTCTTTCTCGGATTGCTGCTGGTCGCTGCTACCGTACAGGCGCAGGACTTCGGTTGGCAAGCGCAATTGGCCCCGGTGGCGCAGCCGGGGTATCATCGCATTTTGCTTTCGCCAGAGGTGACGGGCCGTTTACAAGCCACCCTAGCCGATGTGCGTTTGCTGGATGCCAAGGGTCAGACGGTGCCGTATCTGCAGCGCGCCGAGCAGCCCGTGAATTACAAAACGCTGTTCAAACCCTACCAAATGCTGCGCTACACCCGGCAGCCGGGAGGCACGTCAGAACTGATTATCCATAACCCAGAGCAGCGCGCCATCAACAACATCAGCCTTTTAATTGGCAACGCCGAAGCCCGGAAAATGGTCTCCCTCAGTGGCTCAGATGACCAGCAGAATTGGTTTGTACTCAAGGAACAGGACGTGCTCTATGCCATCCAGAACACCCAGCGCACCGCCGAGGTCAAGCTCCTGGACTTCCCGCTCAGCAATTACCGTTATTTCCGGCTACAGCTCAACGACTCCAGCAGCGCCCCACTCAACATTCTCAAAGCCGGCTATTATGACACGTATTCTGAAGTCGGGAAATACACCCGCATTCCGGTTCAATCCTTCACCCGCACTGACAGCGCCAAAACCACGCACCTGACCCTTGCGTTCGCGCAGCCCGTGTACCCAGAGCAACTGGTGTTTTATGTGAGTGCACCTCATCTTTACCATAGAACCGGCAAAATTGTGCTGGGCCAGAAGAAAGTGTACGTCCGCAAAAAGCGCAAGCGTCGCAGAAGATCACACTTGGAGGAAATCTCCACCCCGCTCCTGCTCAGTTCCAACGCACCCGGCACCATCAATTTGCTGCGCACGCAGGTGACCAAACTACAAATCCAAATAGACAACGCCGACAACCCGCCGCTGCGCTTGGATTCTGTGCACATTCTCCAACTGAACCGCTACCTGGTGGCTGAACTGTCGCCTAACCAAACTTACACCTTAAAATTTGGCGATAAAGACGCCGATGCCCCAGACTTTGACTTAACTTATTTTCAGGATAGCATTCCGGCCAACATCCCAGTGGTGGGAATTCAGAAAGTCACCGCCTTGCGCGCACCTAAGGAAAAGGCCAACGGCACGGGTAGTAAGTTGTTGATCTGGGCCGCGCTGGCGGTTTTGGCGGTAGGTTTGGGCTTTATGACGTTCCGGTTACTGCGGGATATGGATAAGAAAAAGTAA
- a CDS encoding DUF2339 domain-containing protein: MEILLLLVLVVVVLWFGSRISNQLLANRADLRHMQEDLVRLREQLDKVPVRPAQDAATLAAQRDARVAQKIATEEIPAPPKPAAAPTPIPTPTPPPVATPVFELPKPKPSPVPEPVPSIAAFRGIKEEPVQTGPEPEKSPSFFSQKLDWEKFIGENLINKLGIAILVLGIGFFVKYAIDQDWINEIGRVAIGLLAGGALMGVAHYLRKNYAAFSSVLVGGGLAVLYFTIAIAFHEYQIFSQTVAFLIMVVITGFTIFLSIAYDRIELAVLALIGGFGSPFMVSTGEGNYVVLFVFILVLNVGILVLAYFKKWPLLNFIAYVFTIILFGGWLYSRVLDAPNPPYLGALLFATLFYLVFFLMTILYNVKERQRFTAPEILMLLSNTFLYYAAGMYVLQHVAEGAYQGMFTIALGVFNFGFAYALYRSDRVDKNLVYLLIGLVLTFLSLSAPVQLEGNYITLFWALEAVLLLWLSQKSGIQLLKFASMLVLSLMMVSLIMDWMEYTITREALTPALNKLFVTGVVAVASLAGTWYLLGRESAQEAEPTSFQKTYRTIVGIVLVALLYLVLLLELQHQLDHSALSENTQTLLLGFYRFAYLLGLLLWSRRLTDLGYHNVLLALSLAAVLQYAFHLNPAATFLRDSYLFDRTETFGAFATHYLPLLALLGVLAVVVSQVQQRFGWGGKMGTVTLWLVSAALVFLASAELEHTWLLKSQPLEKDLYRSLRHIRNIGFPILWGLSSFVLMLLGMSKKLKTLRIISLTLFFLTLLKLFIFDIRDMSEGGKIAAFICLGVLLLVISFMYQKLKNLILVDDAAPKEDTLPLSDEK; the protein is encoded by the coding sequence ATGGAAATTTTGCTGCTGTTAGTGTTGGTGGTAGTGGTACTCTGGTTCGGGAGTAGAATCTCAAACCAATTACTGGCGAACCGCGCTGATCTGCGCCACATGCAGGAAGATCTGGTGCGCCTGCGCGAGCAATTAGACAAAGTCCCCGTGCGTCCCGCCCAGGATGCCGCAACTTTGGCCGCCCAGCGAGATGCCCGTGTAGCGCAAAAAATCGCCACAGAAGAAATCCCGGCTCCGCCGAAACCTGCGGCAGCGCCAACGCCCATACCAACTCCTACACCTCCGCCTGTGGCTACGCCGGTTTTTGAACTTCCGAAACCAAAGCCCAGTCCAGTTCCAGAACCAGTCCCGTCCATTGCGGCCTTCAGAGGAATTAAAGAAGAGCCTGTACAAACCGGGCCAGAACCAGAAAAATCGCCTTCGTTCTTCTCACAAAAACTGGACTGGGAGAAGTTCATAGGGGAGAACCTGATCAACAAGTTGGGGATCGCCATTCTGGTACTGGGCATTGGGTTCTTCGTGAAATACGCCATTGACCAAGATTGGATCAACGAAATTGGACGCGTGGCCATTGGCTTGCTGGCCGGTGGCGCGCTGATGGGCGTGGCGCATTACCTCCGGAAAAACTACGCGGCGTTCAGTTCGGTGCTGGTGGGCGGCGGCTTGGCGGTGCTGTATTTTACCATCGCCATTGCGTTTCATGAATACCAGATTTTCAGTCAGACGGTGGCGTTCCTGATTATGGTGGTCATTACAGGCTTCACCATCTTTCTGAGCATTGCCTATGATAGGATTGAGCTGGCGGTACTGGCCTTGATAGGTGGCTTCGGGAGCCCGTTCATGGTGAGCACCGGCGAAGGAAATTACGTAGTGCTCTTCGTCTTTATTTTGGTCTTGAACGTGGGCATTCTAGTGCTGGCGTATTTCAAGAAGTGGCCGCTGCTCAACTTCATTGCCTACGTTTTCACCATTATTTTATTTGGCGGATGGCTGTATAGCCGCGTGCTGGATGCTCCCAATCCGCCGTATTTGGGTGCGCTGCTGTTCGCCACGCTCTTCTACCTGGTGTTCTTTCTGATGACCATTCTCTACAATGTAAAGGAGCGGCAGCGGTTCACGGCTCCGGAGATTCTGATGCTGCTGAGCAACACGTTTCTGTACTACGCGGCGGGCATGTATGTGCTCCAGCACGTGGCCGAGGGCGCGTACCAAGGTATGTTCACCATAGCGCTGGGCGTGTTCAACTTCGGGTTTGCGTATGCCCTGTACCGCTCTGACCGCGTGGACAAAAACCTGGTGTACCTGCTGATTGGGCTGGTGCTCACGTTCCTGAGTTTGTCGGCGCCGGTGCAGTTGGAGGGCAATTACATCACGCTTTTCTGGGCGTTGGAGGCGGTGCTGTTGCTCTGGCTCTCGCAGAAATCGGGAATTCAATTATTGAAATTCGCGTCTATGTTGGTGCTGTCCTTAATGATGGTGTCCTTAATTATGGACTGGATGGAATACACCATCACCCGTGAAGCCCTCACCCCAGCGCTGAACAAGTTGTTTGTGACGGGCGTGGTGGCGGTGGCTTCTTTGGCGGGCACCTGGTATCTATTGGGCAGAGAAAGTGCACAAGAAGCAGAACCCACTTCCTTTCAAAAAACCTACCGAACCATTGTGGGCATTGTGTTGGTGGCGCTGTTGTACTTGGTGCTTTTGCTGGAATTGCAACACCAGCTGGACCATTCCGCGCTGAGTGAAAACACGCAAACTTTGCTGCTGGGCTTCTACCGCTTTGCCTACCTGTTGGGGTTATTGCTCTGGAGCAGACGCCTCACAGATTTGGGCTATCACAATGTACTATTGGCGCTTTCGCTGGCGGCGGTGCTCCAATACGCGTTCCACTTGAATCCGGCGGCCACCTTCCTGAGAGATAGTTACCTGTTTGACCGCACCGAGACCTTTGGGGCTTTCGCAACGCATTACCTGCCCTTGCTGGCTTTGCTGGGGGTGCTGGCCGTGGTGGTGAGCCAGGTGCAACAGCGGTTTGGTTGGGGAGGCAAGATGGGCACCGTCACACTTTGGTTGGTGAGCGCGGCACTTGTGTTTCTGGCCAGCGCCGAACTGGAACATACCTGGCTCTTGAAATCACAGCCGTTGGAAAAGGATTTGTACCGGTCCCTGCGCCACATCCGCAACATCGGGTTTCCTATCCTCTGGGGGCTGAGCTCGTTTGTGTTAATGCTGCTGGGCATGTCTAAGAAACTGAAGACGCTGCGCATCATTTCGCTCACGCTGTTTTTTCTCACGCTGCTCAAGCTCTTTATTTTTGACATCAGAGACATGTCTGAAGGCGGAAAGATTGCGGCTTTCATTTGCCTGGGTGTGCTGTTGCTGGTGATTTCGTTTATGTACCAGAAGCTGAAAAACCTTATCTTGGTAGATGATGCCGCCCCCAAAGAAGATACGTTGCCGCTTTCTGATGAAAAATAA
- a CDS encoding superoxide dismutase yields MAFELPQLPYAYDALEPHIDRQTMEIHHTKHHQAYTTNLNNAIAGTEKEGQSIEEILRDAAKTPAIRNNGGGFYNHNLFWTILAPNGGGNPTGPVADAIERAFGSYEGFKEEFTKAATTRFGSGWAWLCAVEGGSVQICSTANQDNPLMEGVDSCGGVPILGLDVWEHAYYLNYQNRRPEYITAFFNLINWDEVNRRFAEANG; encoded by the coding sequence ATGGCATTTGAACTTCCGCAACTTCCGTATGCGTATGATGCGCTTGAGCCGCACATTGACCGTCAGACCATGGAAATCCACCATACCAAGCACCACCAGGCCTACACGACCAACTTGAACAACGCCATTGCCGGCACTGAGAAAGAAGGTCAGTCTATTGAGGAAATCCTGCGTGACGCGGCTAAAACCCCGGCCATCAGAAACAACGGCGGCGGCTTTTACAACCACAACCTGTTCTGGACTATCTTGGCCCCCAACGGCGGCGGCAACCCCACCGGCCCCGTGGCCGATGCCATTGAAAGAGCCTTCGGTTCTTATGAAGGCTTCAAAGAGGAATTCACCAAGGCCGCTACCACCCGATTCGGGTCTGGCTGGGCCTGGCTGTGCGCCGTGGAAGGTGGTTCTGTGCAGATCTGCTCTACCGCCAACCAAGACAACCCTTTGATGGAAGGCGTTGATTCATGCGGTGGTGTTCCCATCTTGGGTCTTGACGTATGGGAGCACGCATATTACCTCAACTACCAGAACCGCAGACCAGAATACATCACCGCGTTTTTCAACCTGATTAACTGGGATGAAGTAAACCGTCGCTTCGCGGAAGCCAACGGATAA
- a CDS encoding nucleoside deaminase: protein MLSIHSDEHFMREAYKQALYAQEEGEIPIGAVVVCNNKIIARAYNQTEKLNDVTAHAEMLAFTAAANHLGNKYLHDCTLYVTVEPCVMCAGASYWSQLKRVVYATADEKRGYRRTGVNLLHPKTELVTGILAHECGQLMTEFFRSKRI from the coding sequence GTGCTCAGCATTCATTCAGACGAACATTTCATGCGCGAAGCCTACAAACAGGCCTTGTACGCCCAGGAAGAAGGCGAAATCCCGATTGGGGCCGTGGTGGTGTGCAACAACAAAATCATCGCGCGCGCCTACAACCAAACCGAAAAACTGAATGACGTAACGGCGCACGCCGAAATGCTGGCCTTCACCGCCGCCGCCAACCACTTGGGCAACAAATACCTGCATGATTGCACCTTGTACGTGACCGTGGAACCCTGCGTAATGTGCGCCGGCGCGAGTTATTGGTCTCAATTAAAACGCGTAGTATACGCCACCGCCGACGAGAAACGCGGCTACCGCAGAACCGGCGTGAACCTGCTCCATCCTAAGACGGAGTTGGTCACCGGCATTCTGGCGCACGAGTGCGGGCAATTGATGACCGAGTTTTTTCGCTCCAAAAGAATTTAG
- a CDS encoding NADH-quinone oxidoreductase subunit A, whose product MEPTVTPQYVPADWLPIVIQFAAALGFVIFAMTVTHLIGPKRKSAVKNASWECGIESKGDARVPISIKYFLIAILFVLFDVEIIFLYPWAVNFRAMGLDGFIWMLLFMATLLIGFYYVIKKGVLKWE is encoded by the coding sequence ATGGAACCTACCGTAACCCCTCAATATGTGCCCGCAGATTGGCTGCCCATCGTGATTCAGTTCGCGGCGGCCCTGGGCTTTGTGATTTTCGCCATGACCGTGACCCACTTGATTGGCCCCAAACGCAAGAGTGCCGTGAAAAACGCCTCCTGGGAATGCGGGATTGAATCTAAAGGCGATGCCCGCGTGCCTATTTCCATCAAATACTTCCTGATTGCCATTCTGTTTGTACTTTTTGATGTGGAGATTATCTTCCTGTACCCTTGGGCGGTAAACTTCAGGGCAATGGGTTTAGACGGCTTTATCTGGATGCTGCTGTTCATGGCCACCCTTTTAATCGGGTTCTATTACGTGATTAAAAAGGGTGTTTTGAAGTGGGAGTAG
- a CDS encoding NADH-quinone oxidoreductase subunit B, protein MTDNKTDITTVNAPEGVEGSGFFATSLEKVVGLARKHSLWPLPFATSCCGIEYMATMGAHYDISRFGSERPSFSPRQADLLMVMGTIAKKMGPVVKQVYEQMAEPRWVIAVGACATSGGIFDSYSVLQGIDRIIPVDVYVPGCPPRPEQILDGLMRIQDLAENESLRRRNSPEYEALLSSYNIK, encoded by the coding sequence ATGACCGATAACAAAACTGATATAACCACGGTGAATGCCCCAGAAGGGGTGGAGGGGTCTGGTTTCTTTGCCACTTCCCTGGAGAAAGTAGTAGGTCTGGCCCGCAAGCACTCGCTTTGGCCCTTGCCGTTTGCTACCTCTTGCTGCGGTATTGAGTACATGGCCACTATGGGTGCGCACTATGACATCTCCCGTTTCGGGTCTGAGCGCCCCAGCTTCTCGCCACGTCAGGCAGATTTGCTGATGGTGATGGGTACTATCGCCAAGAAAATGGGTCCGGTGGTGAAGCAGGTGTACGAGCAGATGGCCGAGCCGCGCTGGGTGATTGCCGTAGGCGCCTGTGCCACTTCTGGTGGTATTTTTGACTCGTACAGCGTGTTGCAGGGTATTGACCGCATTATTCCGGTTGACGTGTATGTGCCCGGTTGCCCGCCACGTCCTGAGCAGATTCTGGACGGCCTTATGCGGATTCAGGATTTGGCCGAAAACGAGTCTTTGCGCCGCCGCAACTCCCCAGAATACGAAGCGCTTTTAAGTTCTTACAACATTAAATAA
- a CDS encoding NADH-quinone oxidoreductase subunit C yields MAEITNEQLVARLQEKFGEQVFDIQEPYGLVTVTTTRENIIPMLQALYEDDLLQMQFLTTLCGMHFPDNKGQELGVVYHVHSLQNNLRLRIKIFFPEDDAVVPTATELYQTANWMERETFDFYGIRFEGHPNLIRILNVEEMEAFPMRKEFPLEDQTREDKINTFFGR; encoded by the coding sequence ATGGCCGAGATAACTAATGAGCAGCTGGTTGCCAGGCTTCAGGAGAAGTTTGGCGAGCAGGTGTTTGATATTCAGGAGCCGTACGGGCTAGTCACCGTTACCACCACGCGGGAGAACATCATTCCTATGCTGCAGGCGCTGTATGAAGATGATCTGCTGCAGATGCAGTTTCTGACCACTCTTTGCGGCATGCACTTCCCAGACAACAAAGGACAGGAATTGGGCGTGGTGTACCACGTGCACAGCTTGCAGAACAACCTTCGGCTGCGGATCAAAATTTTCTTCCCTGAAGATGATGCCGTGGTGCCGACGGCCACCGAACTGTACCAAACCGCCAACTGGATGGAGCGCGAGACCTTTGATTTCTACGGCATCCGGTTTGAGGGGCACCCTAACTTGATTCGCATTCTGAATGTGGAGGAGATGGAGGCGTTCCCGATGCGCAAGGAGTTCCCGCTGGAAGACCAAACCCGCGAAGACAAGATTAACACCTTCTTCGGAAGATAA
- the nuoD gene encoding NADH dehydrogenase (quinone) subunit D has translation MELAKQNTQIVTPDSYMQELTTLNLGPTHPATHGIFQNILQMDGEKIVSGVPTIGYIHRAFEKIAERRNFYQITPLTDRMNYCSSPINNMGWWMTVEKLLGVTVPKRAEYIRVIVMELARIADHLICNSILGVDTGAFTGFLYVFQEREKIYEIYEEICGARLTTNMGRVGGMERDLSPIAIQKIRDFLRDFPKVMREFEAMFNRNRIFIDRVENVGPITAERALNYGFTGPNLRAAGVDYDVRVMNPYSSYQDFDFEIPVGTKGDTYDRFMVRNEEIWQSLRIIQQAMDNLPEGPFHADAPEFYLPPKQEVYRNMEALIYHFKIVMGEIDAPVGEVYHAVEGGNGELGFYLVSDGGRTPYRLHFRRPCFIYYQAYPEMVVGTQLSDAIVILSSMNVIAGELDA, from the coding sequence ATGGAGTTAGCCAAACAGAATACGCAGATAGTGACCCCAGATTCCTACATGCAGGAGCTCACCACCCTGAATCTAGGACCTACGCACCCGGCCACGCACGGCATCTTCCAGAACATCCTGCAAATGGATGGCGAGAAGATTGTGTCGGGCGTGCCCACCATTGGGTACATTCACCGCGCGTTTGAGAAAATTGCCGAGCGCCGCAACTTCTACCAAATCACCCCGCTCACCGACCGCATGAACTACTGCTCCTCGCCCATCAACAACATGGGCTGGTGGATGACGGTAGAGAAATTGCTGGGTGTGACGGTGCCAAAACGTGCTGAATACATCAGGGTGATTGTGATGGAACTGGCCCGTATTGCCGACCACTTGATCTGTAACTCTATTCTTGGGGTAGATACCGGTGCTTTTACCGGCTTCTTGTATGTGTTCCAAGAAAGAGAGAAAATCTACGAAATCTACGAGGAAATTTGCGGTGCCCGCTTAACTACCAACATGGGCCGCGTAGGTGGCATGGAGCGTGATTTGTCTCCTATTGCCATTCAGAAAATCAGAGATTTCCTGCGTGACTTCCCCAAGGTAATGCGTGAATTTGAGGCCATGTTCAACCGCAACCGCATCTTCATTGACCGCGTGGAGAACGTAGGCCCTATCACCGCCGAGCGTGCCTTGAACTACGGTTTCACCGGCCCTAACCTTAGAGCCGCCGGGGTGGACTATGACGTACGCGTAATGAACCCTTATTCTTCTTACCAAGACTTCGATTTTGAGATTCCGGTAGGCACCAAGGGCGATACGTATGACCGCTTCATGGTCCGTAACGAGGAAATCTGGCAGAGCTTGCGAATCATTCAGCAAGCCATGGACAACCTTCCCGAAGGCCCTTTCCACGCGGATGCGCCAGAGTTTTACTTGCCACCAAAGCAAGAGGTGTACCGCAACATGGAAGCGCTTATCTACCACTTCAAGATTGTGATGGGTGAGATTGACGCGCCGGTAGGTGAGGTGTACCATGCGGTGGAAGGCGGAAACGGCGAGCTTGGTTTCTACCTAGTATCTGACGGTGGCCGTACGCCGTACCGTCTGCACTTCCGGAGACCTTGCTTCATTTATTACCAGGCCTATCCAGAAATGGTGGTAGGCACGCAGTTGTCAGATGCCATCGTGATTCTGTCCAGCATGAACGTGATTGCAGGGGAACTAGACGCTTAA